gccctgtagagttggTCCTCCTATGCTGAgacattcgcttggtgagcagttgttttgtctccccaatatataaatcattgcactcctcactacaccggactgcgtataccacattgctttggtttttttctgtgttggatcctttgggtgtaccagtttttgtctcagtgtgtttctaggtttaaaaaacacagggacgtggtgtttgttgaaaatcctcctgagtttctcagacactccagctacatatgggatgtttcgcctactatgtgtctccaggTGGTTATtacttttggtgttcctgttgggcttggttgctgctgatttgacaaaggcccagtctgggtagccacacgctttcaaagctcctctgagatgtttatgcTACTTGTacttggactctgtatcagttgccacacattccgccctgtggtgcagagttcttaTGAcgcccagtttgtgttccagcagaTGGTGGGAATCAAGCAATAGATATTGATccatatgagtgggtttcctgtatacttccattttcaagttacccccctcttggatgcatatcaaacagtccaacaAGGCAAGTTTTTTCCcctggacatcttcccttgtgaacttggtgttattgtccactgagttaatgtgttctgtaaaggtcGTACACTGCTGattgctcagcaagtccagttgttgaATTACTTCTAGCAGAAGTTTATAATTATGTTTGTACCAGTCCGTTCATTTAGCAGACtattcacattttttgtttttcaggtatTTGACCTGAGCAAAGTCTCCCCATTTCAAGCACTTCAGTTGTGTACATTATTGCCAGACAAATCAGTCAAGGTGCTAGTTTGTGGTGGGGATGGCACTGTTGGCTGGGTTCTAGATGCTGTGGATGAAATGAAGATTAAGGTGAGATCCTGACCTGGTGTTGAAAATACGTTtggttaattttttattactttgatgCAGTTGCTGTGTTTATTcatgaaaagaaatataaactACTACAGTTCTACAACCTTTATATATCTTTGTtgtctaaaatgcaaaaaatacacttctacaaaataaagtttttcgACAACTGCAGTTCGTATTAGCTTGGTTCCAATAGTCTGAACCAACAAATGCCATAACCTAAGCATTGTGTATGCAttattgtatttcatttatatcttttttaattCTGTTATATGCCTTAGTCTTTTGATTCTGCCAGCACCTCTGAAGTCTTTACCAAACTACACTACACTAGAATATCTAGAGTTTCCCTATAAGATTTTATTTGCTCATATTGCAGACAAACAATAATAAAGGACAGTTGTGTTTTCCAGGAAGCAGAAGCAGCTGTATTTctcttaaattaaaataaaaaaaaatgtaaatgtttagttTGTTCATAAATCTAATTCCAGACCAgcctgcatttaaaggagaaggaaaggcgctctttacttaggggtgccaaaagttagtcacccccaagtgattgtataaacttacctgacacccagggccagtgctcctatcagcagaaaacttcactggCACAGGGTATTCCAGAAAGTACCATGAATCGATCGGTTTCTTTCTTCGCGcaggtgtgcatgtgcagtatcGCGAAAAGCCAAAATTTTacgaagaagtcggctatttcgctctactgtgcatgagtctgccctgggaaatttgaagaaagaataaaaagGATCGCTCCATGCTACTTGCTGGAAGAACtcctggactggtgcagttttctcctgaaaggagcactggcccagggtttcaggtaagtatatacaatcacttgggggtgcctaacttttggcacccccaagtaaatatgcctttccttctatAAGTGTAGGCCAAGAAACAGTCCCTCTGCTCACAACTGCTTTTCTTTGTGTCTGCACCTACTCTGTGGCTCTTGGTGCAGTCACAAAAGAAGGCTGATTGATGCCAGCTTAGGGACCGTTTCCTGGCCAGCATTTATTCACAGGCCAAGAATCAACCCCAATTGGCAGTAGCCTGATGCTACACTGGGTACAAAAGGCTAAGCCGCTTTTAATGTAATCCaattgcactaaaaaaaaaaaaaaaaggcacacttAACCGACACCCATGTTTTGGTCTCTTtgttatgtagtttttttttataacatgggAAATATTGCTGATTGCTCAGGGTTACCGGCTGAGAGCATTAAGCATTCTAACAGcctgcaaacatcttattggctgctacaCTAGACCATGTCAAGCTCTGTCCATATTTCTACATTAGCATCTTACTTTTATAACTTATCATTGCTTTCATTATGCCAAATTAGACCTCTCTTATGCAATTCTTAATTTATTAATTCAGACAAGGTTAACTCTACCCACCATTATGGAAGCATAAAGAACACTCAACTTTTTATAGCTTCTGAACTCTGGGGCACAAATTAACATGTCCACAACAACTTCATGATACACATGAAAAAATTAATAGATCGAAAAAAAGGGGTAaagaccgctactgctcaccacTTGTACTCGTCCAGGTGCTCTATCAAGCAGTAtccacacgaaacgcgttaggatttACAGCAGCCACCCCAATAAATCtcttccagaagtgccgtctgcctacCTTGAGTCTTTTGAAAAAATTAATAcctgttttatttttgctttaagtGTATTGTTCTTACTCGTATAACCAATTTTACAAAAAAGTTAATGTTTCTGAGCAAGTGTCAGGTTAGtttaatgcagtttttttgtttattttctttttaaagggtcTTGAGGGTTGTGTTCCACAAGTAGCAGTTTTACCTCTCGGGACAGGCAATGACCTGGCTAACACGTTGGGTTGGGGAGCAGGCTATGCTGGTGATGTACCTGTTGAGCAAATACTTCGGAACATAATGGATGCTGATAGTATCAAACTTGACAGGTGAGTGTGTATATAAAAACTGCTACAGAAAGCAACACAAATGCTGTGCAGAATACtgaataaaagaacattttattgccaatgatGTTTTTGCAGGTGGAAAGTTcaagtaacaaacaagggttacagttTGAGGAAACCAAAGGTATTAGAAATTATGCTCTTTTACTGGTGTAAATACGTCATACAGGCAGTAGCCCCACCACCATTCAACTTTTCTGTAGTATTTCAGAAACCAGACACAAATAGTAGAGTAATTATCTTTATATGTTATCGTTTGCAGGTCTTATCGATGAATAACTACTTTTCAGTAGGGCCAGACGCATTAATGGCTTTAAATTTTCATACCCACCGTGAGAAGACTCCTTCCCTGTTCTCTAGTAGACTTGTTAATAAGGTAGGTTGCATCAGGGTTATTGATTCTAAGCTTGTTCCTCCCGATATACCTTAGATAAAAGTTTGACGGCTTTCCGACCACACCAACCACAAAGCAGCTGCTTGCAAAAATAAATGCATCATAGCTGtcattcgtatatatatatatatatatatatatatatatatatatatatatattcgtatatatatatatatatatatatatatatatatatatatatatatatatatatatttctaatcacatttttattttttaggcagTTTACCTGTTTTATGGGACAAAGGATTGTTTGGTTCAGGAATGCAAAGATCTCAACAAGAAAGTAGAGGTAAAAGAAATTACAGTTAACTCTTACCAATATCTGATTGTATACTGTAGCTCAGGAGTGCccgtactttactaatgtgaggtctgcttttagtgatgttgtcccattatgatctacatccataaaagcaggtagtattctgttccatggaaatgttacttaaatattgattaataagaaaatgtatattgttatatttaaacatctatttctcatgtaaccttaacataataaatatctgaatgagtcttgagatctactgatcactagCCCCCCAAGAGTGATCATATTAATGTTTTATACTTCGTAATTGTAGCTGGAGTTAGATGGAGAGAGAATCGACTTACCAAATTTGGAAGGAATTGTAGTGCTGAACATTGGTTACTGGGGAGGAGGCTGTCGACTGTGGGAAGGAATGGGGGATGAACCATATCCCTTATCAAGGTTTGTGTGTTAATCTGTCTGTCTTGTTCTTGTAAAATGTTACCTTGGTCATTCATTTGAAACTAAgattcaataatttttttgtaactttttaagtgccacagaatatTCCTCATTATTATTTGCAATAACAACACTTTTTGCTATGCCTTTTACATCCATGACAGAATGTCTTACAAGCTCATAAaccctaaaatgtaattttatacagtatttgctgggttattaatactttttttttaattgaattttctaCAGAACATCTGGGGGGTGGGGAGTGGAGGAGTAGTTTTTAAcccacacgtccatcaagttcaaccttttaacttttttaacctgcctaactgccagttgatccagaggaaggcaaaaaaaaaacatctgaagcctctccaatttgcctcagagggggaaaaactccttcctgattccaaaatggcaattggattagtccctggatcaacttgtactatgagctatctcccataaccctgcattccctcacttgctaaaaagccatccaaccccttcttaaagctatctaatgtatcagcctgtatgactgattcacggagagaattccacatcttcacagctcactgtaaaaaataacaACCCTTCCGAATATATAGGCAGAACCACTTTTCTTCTAAactgaatgggtgaccttgtgtcagctggaaagacctactggtaaataaagcattagagagattattatatgatccccttatatatttatgcatagttatcatatcaccccttaatcgcctcttctccagcgtgaacattcccaatttgggcttttttgcataccttttaccagcttagttgcccttctctgtatcctctctaatacaataatgtcctgtttgagtgatggagaccaaaactgtacagcatattctagatggggccttaccagtgctctataaagtggaagaacgACCGCTTCCTGACGTGAattaatgccccttttaatacagctcaataccttatttgcccttgatgctgctgactggcattgctagctacagccaagtttatcatctacaaggactcttTTCctttatggatttgcctagtgcagtcccattaagtgtaCAAGTGGCTTGGATATATTTATATCCCacgtgcatgactttacatttatcaacattgaatctcatttgccacttagctgcccaaattgccagtttgtcaagatcctgttgcaaggatgccacatcctggatggaattaattgggctggatagttttgtgtcatctgaaaaaactgatacattacttacaacaccctcccctaagtcattaataaacaagttaaataaaagtggtcccaataccgagccctgagggaccccactaagaaccttactccaagtagagaatgtaccattaacaaccaccctttgttcccgatcctgtagccagtttcctatccatgtgcaaatgacttcattaacaCGTggggtaaaaattattttttggtgaCCCCATATAAACTGCAGTAAATATGTTGAATGTGGGACTGTTTGCTGGACCCCTGGactttatatttaggatgttttaacTTTGTACCTAttgctatgtgggagatatgcAAAGTggaattttaaaaagtgatttttcttaattttcatacatttttatagaaaaaaaaattaaatgctttaAAGCTTGGTAATTAGGAGAAGAAAGACATATTTAAATAAGGCAAAGCACTCCGTaacatgttggcgctatataaataaattatgataatccattttggattcagcacaATGTTTATGTTTGAAAAAGATATGGTTTCCTGGGTTAAAGCTAcctttatgcatttttttggctATGTATGGTGATCTATAGAAGCCAGAAAGCTCCTTAAAacaatacatatctggtattgtcACATTTGAAAGACAtgaggttttccaaattagtTGGCTTTTggttcataaaatatatttttctgatttAAATCCCTTCATCATAATATATAGAAATGttaaaaattttttgaatttagcATATTAAATCCTTTTGCAGaagtggaaaatgttaaaaaaaacaaaaaaaaaaaacatctgtcacTGGGTGTAAATGAAATACTTCTGCTgtcagttaaagggttaaattaaCGAGAAAAAAAGTGCATTGCCTAAAACATGCTATTGTTTTGCATAATGGCATGATTTCATATCTTGCTGTGCTATGTAAGTATCTTCTATTATGACATGTGCTCTTTATCATTTTTAATCCCTTTTTGTTTTGCAGACatgatgatgggctgctggaggtTGTTGGAGTTTATGGATCCTTTCACTGTGCACAGATGCAAGTAAAGTTGGCGAATCCTGTACGACTTGGACAGGCGCACACTGTACGAGTATGTATCTTTTGTTTGCATAGCCTTTAATTCTGGGAGAATGCCAAATGTCATGGTGTAGTCCTGGACTGTCCGGATGAAGGCTTGTGCTGAGTGAGAGCTgtgttgaccaaaaaaaacaaaactttttcatCATTTAACTGAAATCACCCCTACAAAGATCTTTTATATTTGGCTAAATAAGAATTAGGAGACAGTAATGGACGAGCACTCCAAACACTCGTGGAATTAAAAGAAGTGAACTTTTATTTTCAACATGTTTAATACATCAATTCCCTGACGCATTTTGTATCAATGACCTATTACTACGAATCGGttgatatgaaacgcgtcagggaaTTGATGTTTTAAACATGTTGAAAATAAAAGTTCACTTCTTTTAATTCCACGGGTGTTTGGAGTGCTTGTCCATTACTTTCTTCTGATCGTGACTCACCTACAGCTACAggcttggggcgatgcacccAGACCACTCGTTTGATCTGGTGAGTTCCTTCTGGTATATTACCCTTGATATTGTCTTGGGTATTTGTGAACCCAGgagcgggacctggggtttttacaagCCGGTCACCACCTTTTTTGGGTGAGCTGTTCTTATGCAACTTTTGTAATTGGCCGCTAGAGTAGTAAAAGGGCACTTTAATGGCAGGCTTATTGTATATGGACTTTTGGTGCCTTAATTAGCGGCGTTCACTTTTCGTAAATATATAGTGAACTGAACCAAATTTAGCATAAACCTCTTTTATAATCTGAACATAGATAAGAATTACTTAATATTCACCACCGAATGGATAATAACATCTCTCCTAGTGACCACAAATATCAATGTCTGTATTCctttcttctttctccttctgcTATAAAGGAATGATGTGATGAAAGTGGGAGTAAATGAACTAGACCTTtacatttttgttgaaaaaagcATTTGAcctacagtataataaatctgaccaacTGTACCTCTCCACTATATCAAACAATGACCTTTCCTAGCTATGAGTTGCTGCTCACATCCACTGTGTTTGTTTTTAACAGCTTACCTTGAAAAGTTCAAAAATGCCAATGCAGGTGGATGGAGAGCCCTGGGCCCAAGGTCCGTGCACAGTCACCATTACTCACAAGACACATGCACTGATGTTGTATCACTCAGGAGAACagactgatgatgatgatgatgatgcttcCAGTGAATCGGACCATGAGAAGCA
The Xenopus laevis strain J_2021 chromosome 9_10S, Xenopus_laevis_v10.1, whole genome shotgun sequence DNA segment above includes these coding regions:
- the dgke.S gene encoding diacylglycerol kinase epsilon S homeolog isoform X1; the protein is MGAGRLMITEGRVNCILRPVRKRKRRSYTEGKREEDEWGRCIWCQRTVHDDCMQNNLKTEDCDFGEFKNLIIPPSYLSAVTQLKKGKTTDYEKLASSMGKQWTPLIVLANTRSGNNMGEALVSEFKGLLNPIQVFDLSKVSPFQALQLCTLLPDKSVKVLVCGGDGTVGWVLDAVDEMKIKGLEGCVPQVAVLPLGTGNDLANTLGWGAGYAGDVPVEQILRNIMDADSIKLDRWKVQVTNKGYSLRKPKVLSMNNYFSVGPDALMALNFHTHREKTPSLFSSRLVNKAVYLFYGTKDCLVQECKDLNKKVELELDGERIDLPNLEGIVVLNIGYWGGGCRLWEGMGDEPYPLSRHDDGLLEVVGVYGSFHCAQMQVKLANPVRLGQAHTVRLTLKSSKMPMQVDGEPWAQGPCTVTITHKTHALMLYHSGEQTDDDDDDASSESDHEKHEQSDEDM
- the dgke.S gene encoding diacylglycerol kinase epsilon S homeolog, with the protein product MEGAEEKGWSLAAWTVCAVLLPVLLTFWCSVRKSRRRNIPRTGKHGWQDTGLFGKPTYCSVCGQHILRGVYCRSCGLCADGACVRRANRRFPCKEIVLRAEGRGHHWVRGNVPLCSLCSVCGQQCGCQPKLCDYRCIWCQRTVHDDCMQNNLKTEDCDFGEFKNLIIPPSYLSAVTQLKKGKTTDYEKLASSMGKQWTPLIVLANTRSGNNMGEALVSEFKGLLNPIQVFDLSKVSPFQALQLCTLLPDKSVKVLVCGGDGTVGWVLDAVDEMKIKGLEGCVPQVAVLPLGTGNDLANTLGWGAGYAGDVPVEQILRNIMDADSIKLDRWKVQVTNKGYSLRKPKVLSMNNYFSVGPDALMALNFHTHREKTPSLFSSRLVNKAVYLFYGTKDCLVQECKDLNKKVELELDGERIDLPNLEGIVVLNIGYWGGGCRLWEGMGDEPYPLSRHDDGLLEVVGVYGSFHCAQMQVKLANPVRLGQAHTVRLTLKSSKMPMQVDGEPWAQGPCTVTITHKTHALMLYHSGEQTDDDDDDASSESDHEKHEQSDEDM